GGGTACGGCGTTCACGATCGACATCCGCGACCCCGGACAGTGGCAGGCAGCGACCGCGGACGTCGTGGCATGGTTGCACCGGGTCGACGCAGTGTTCAGCTGCTACCGGCTGGACAGCGACATCAGCCGCATCCAGCGACGCGAGCTGCGCGCGGCGGACGCGGACCCCGACGTGCTCACGGTGCTGGACCTGTGCGCCCGCGTGCAACTGGAGACCGACGGCGCGTTCAGCGCGATGTACCACGGCCGACTGGACCCCACCGGCCTGGTCAAGGGCTGGGCGATCGAGCGGGCGAGCGATCGGCTGCGCGCACACGGGTCGGCCAACCACGCGGTGAACGGCGGTGGTGACATGCAACTGGCCGGGGAAGCCGCGCCCGGCCGCCCCTGGCGGGTCGGGATCAGCGACCCCCACCTTCCGGACGGCATCGTGACCACCGTGTCCGGCCGCGATCTCGCGGTCGCCACATCCGGGACGTCCGAGCGTGGTCCGCACATCCTCGACCCGGTCACCGGGCGCGCGCCGAACGGCCTCGCCGCGGCGAGCGTCGTCGGCCCGTCGCTGACCCTCGCCGACGCGTACGCCACCGCCGCGTTCGTCATGGGCGAGGACGCGCTCGAATGGATCGACGCGATCGCGGGGTACTCCGCCCTGCTCGTCGGCAGCGACGGCCGGTTGCTCGCGAGCCGTCGGTGGCAGGCGGCGCGCTCCGTACGATGAAGCGATGCTCGAAGCCCTGACGGTCGGTCACGGGACGACCGGTCAGGACGAGCTCACCCAACTGCTGCTGCACGCAGGCGTGCAGGCCCTGGTGGATGTGCGAATCGCTCCGGGCAGCCGGCGCAACCCGCATGTGATGAGAGCTGCGCTCGCACAGTGGCTGCCTGCGGCCGGCATCGGTTACCGCTGGGACCAACGGCTCGGCGGGTACCGGAAGTTGCCGTCCGACTCACCCGATGTCGCCCTGCGCAACCCGTCCTTTCGCGCCTACGCCGCGCACATGCGCACGCCGCAGTTCGGCGCGGCGATCGCCGAACTGCGGGCGCAGGCAGCAGCCGGTGAGCGCGTCGTGATCATGTGCAGCGAAACCCTGTGGTGGCGTTGCCATCGCCGCCTGATCGCCGATCACCTGCTACTGCTCGACGAGGTGTCGCCCCGGCACCTCATGCCGGACGGCACGCTCACCGCGCACCCGCCGACCGAGGGCGTACGGGTGGCAGGCGAAGTCCTCGTCTACGACGCCGTCGCTCCGGAGAACAGCGCGGTCTGCCCTCCTTAGAGCTGCAGGCTGTTCCCGGAGGTCGCGGTGGCGGCCGCGGTCACCGGGCCGGTGGAGAAGACGTACGTCCCGTGTTCCACGCGCGGCGATCCGGAGGCGTCCACGTCACCGGGGACGACGGCCAGCGCGCTCCACGGCACGTGCACCGCCACCGTCGTCGAGTGCCCGGCACCCAGCTGTACGCGGGCGAACCCGGCCAGGCGCTCGGCGGGCACGAGCACGGCACTCACCGGCTGCGAGACGTACACCGGCACCACCACCGAGCCGTCCTTCGACCCGGTGTTCTGCACGCCGACACGGACCGTCACGCCGTGATGGCTGCTCGCGACCGAGGACACCGACGAGTCGAACGTGCTGTAGGACAGGCCGAAGCCGAACGGGTAAGCCGGGTCGTACACCGGGCCGTTGCCGTTGTAGGTGGTCGGCAGCGTCTGCTCCCGGTAGTCGTTCGGCTGGTCCGTCGCCCGCTTGGGCCACGTGACCGGCAGCACACCGGAGGGGTTGACCGCGCCGTACAGGACGTCGGCGACACCGTTGCCGCCCTCACTGCCCGGCCGCCACGCCATCAGCAGCCCGTCCGCGGTCCCGGCCGCGCCGAGCACGTCCGGCCGGTCGTCGATCAGCACCACGACCACCGGCTTGCCGGTCTGCTGCAGTGCGGTGACCAGGGCCTGCTGGTCGGCCGGCAGCGTGGGATCACGCTGGTCGTTCGGGCCCTCGGCGCCGGGGCCGCGGCCGAGCACCACGACCGCGGCGTCAGCCGAGCCCAGTGCCGTCACCGCGTCGGACTGGCTCGCTGCGTACGTGACGTTCGAGCCGCCCGCGTTCTGCAGCCCCTTGAGCACGGTCACCGCGGTTTCCGCACTGGCTGCGGGCACACCCTGCCAGCCGACGCTCCAGCCGCCGAGCGTGTCGGCGACGGAGTCGGCCGCCGGCCCGGTGACGACGAGTCTTTCGCTCGGGGTGAACGGCAGCACGGCGTGCTCGTTGCGCAGCAGCACGGTGGACTCGGCGGCTGCAGTGCGTGCCAGCGGCTTGTCGGCGCCCAGGATCTCGTTCGCCTGCGAGGCGTCGACGTACGGGTGGTCGAACAGGCCCAGCCGGAACTTCATCAGCAGGATCCGTTCGGCGGCCTCGGCGACGCGGTGCCGGCTGACCAGGTGGTCCCGCACCGCGGCGGTCAGGTTGCTCACGAACGAGTCCGGGTCGTACGGCTCCATCACCTCGTCCACGCCGGCGTTCACCGCGAGGGCGATCGCATGCTCGTAGTCGGCGGCCACGTGGTACCTCGAGGCCAGCATCGCGACGTCCGCCCAGTCGGAGATCACGACACCGGTGAAGTGCAGTTGGCGCCGGAGCACGGTCGTGAGCAGGTAGTGCGAGGCGTGCGCCGGGATGCCGTTGACCGATCCGGAGTTCACCATCACCGACAGTGCGCCGGCCCGGATCGCCTCGGCGTACGAGGGCAGTTGGTTCTCCTGGAACGTGCGCAACGACAGGTCGGTCGGCGTCCGGTCCAGACCGCTCGCCGCGGCGCCGTAGCCGGCGAAGTGCTTGACGCTCGCCCCGACCATGCCGCTGTGCTGCAGGCCGGCCACGGTGGCCGCGGCGAGGCTGCCGGTGAGCACCGGATCCTCGCCGAAGGACTCGTAGTAGCGGCCCCAGCGCGTGTTGGTGGCGACGTCGGCGACGGGAGCGAACGCCCAGCGCACGTTGGTTGCCGCTGCGGCGTGGCCCGCTGCGACCTGCACCTGCCGCACGAGGGCCGGGTCGAAGGTGGCGCCCATGCCGATCTGCTGCGGGAACAGCGTGGTGCCGACGATGTCGTTGTGACCGTGCACGACGTCGGCGCCGTAGACGATCGGGATGTGCAGCCGGGTGTTCTCGATCGAGTACCTCTCCAACGCGTTGATCTGCTCGGCCCAGGTCTGCGGCGTGTTCGGCAGCGCACCCTCCCCCGGCACGTCCCCGCCGCCGGACAGGATCGAACCCGCGCCGTCGGTAACGAGGACCTGGTGCTCGCAGCCGGGGTTGATCGGCCCGGGGGTGTAGCCGCCGCAGTCGCCGTACAGCTTGCCGACCTGCACCTGCACCATCTGGCCGATCTGCTCGGCGAGGGCCATCCGGCCCACCAGGTCGTGAGCGCGAACCTGCGGCGCCGCGTGGGCATTGCGATACAGCGGTCCGGCGGCAGCGGCGTTTCCGGCGCTGACCAGCACCGTGCCGGCCAGGATCGTGGTGCCGCCGAGGATCGAGACGATGCGGCGGCGGCGGACAGGGGTGCGCGGCATGACATCCTCCACAAGGGCGGGCCCGGATGGGCCATTGGGGATGATTGGTCCACTGTGGACAGGTTGAACCTGCTCTCCACCCATTTGTTTGTCAAGAGCGAGAACTTACTCACCTGGGCCGGTAGCGCTTACGTCCACGCTGTCGCTGCCGATCGTGAGCGTGCTGATC
This genomic stretch from Jatrophihabitans cynanchi harbors:
- a CDS encoding glycoside hydrolase family 3 N-terminal domain-containing protein translates to MPRTPVRRRRIVSILGGTTILAGTVLVSAGNAAAAGPLYRNAHAAPQVRAHDLVGRMALAEQIGQMVQVQVGKLYGDCGGYTPGPINPGCEHQVLVTDGAGSILSGGGDVPGEGALPNTPQTWAEQINALERYSIENTRLHIPIVYGADVVHGHNDIVGTTLFPQQIGMGATFDPALVRQVQVAAGHAAAATNVRWAFAPVADVATNTRWGRYYESFGEDPVLTGSLAAATVAGLQHSGMVGASVKHFAGYGAAASGLDRTPTDLSLRTFQENQLPSYAEAIRAGALSVMVNSGSVNGIPAHASHYLLTTVLRRQLHFTGVVISDWADVAMLASRYHVAADYEHAIALAVNAGVDEVMEPYDPDSFVSNLTAAVRDHLVSRHRVAEAAERILLMKFRLGLFDHPYVDASQANEILGADKPLARTAAAESTVLLRNEHAVLPFTPSERLVVTGPAADSVADTLGGWSVGWQGVPAASAETAVTVLKGLQNAGGSNVTYAASQSDAVTALGSADAAVVVLGRGPGAEGPNDQRDPTLPADQQALVTALQQTGKPVVVVLIDDRPDVLGAAGTADGLLMAWRPGSEGGNGVADVLYGAVNPSGVLPVTWPKRATDQPNDYREQTLPTTYNGNGPVYDPAYPFGFGLSYSTFDSSVSSVASSHHGVTVRVGVQNTGSKDGSVVVPVYVSQPVSAVLVPAERLAGFARVQLGAGHSTTVAVHVPWSALAVVPGDVDASGSPRVEHGTYVFSTGPVTAAATATSGNSLQL
- a CDS encoding FAD:protein FMN transferase, whose protein sequence is MTVQTAAAAGPARTLHVEHCMGTAFTIDIRDPGQWQAATADVVAWLHRVDAVFSCYRLDSDISRIQRRELRAADADPDVLTVLDLCARVQLETDGAFSAMYHGRLDPTGLVKGWAIERASDRLRAHGSANHAVNGGGDMQLAGEAAPGRPWRVGISDPHLPDGIVTTVSGRDLAVATSGTSERGPHILDPVTGRAPNGLAAASVVGPSLTLADAYATAAFVMGEDALEWIDAIAGYSALLVGSDGRLLASRRWQAARSVR
- a CDS encoding DUF488 domain-containing protein gives rise to the protein MLEALTVGHGTTGQDELTQLLLHAGVQALVDVRIAPGSRRNPHVMRAALAQWLPAAGIGYRWDQRLGGYRKLPSDSPDVALRNPSFRAYAAHMRTPQFGAAIAELRAQAAAGERVVIMCSETLWWRCHRRLIADHLLLLDEVSPRHLMPDGTLTAHPPTEGVRVAGEVLVYDAVAPENSAVCPP